One Halosegnis longus DNA window includes the following coding sequences:
- the pdxS gene encoding pyridoxal 5'-phosphate synthase lyase subunit PdxS, with translation MSETDIEELRRGTDLVKRGFAKMQKGGVIMDVVSREQARIAEDAGAVAVMHLESVPADIRKRGGVARMADPGKLEEVIDEVSIPTMGKCRIGHTAEAQILEAAGADMLDESEVLTQADDRYHIDKRDFTAPFVCGARNLGEALRRIDEGAAMIRTKGEAGTGDVNQAVTHQRNIQRSIRKLSGMNYEERDEWAREHEAPRHLVHETADRGRLPVVNFAAGGIATPADAALMMQHGCDGIFVGSGIFGAENPEAMGEAIVAAVNNYDDPETLKEIAKSPGKGMSGQANALLDEDEKLQGRGV, from the coding sequence ATGTCAGAGACCGATATCGAAGAGCTCCGACGCGGGACGGACCTCGTGAAACGCGGGTTCGCGAAGATGCAGAAGGGCGGCGTCATCATGGACGTGGTGAGCCGCGAGCAGGCCCGTATCGCCGAGGACGCGGGCGCAGTCGCCGTGATGCATCTCGAGTCCGTGCCGGCCGACATCCGCAAGCGCGGCGGCGTCGCACGGATGGCCGACCCCGGCAAGCTGGAGGAGGTCATCGATGAGGTCTCGATTCCGACGATGGGGAAATGTCGTATCGGCCACACCGCCGAGGCACAGATTCTCGAAGCCGCGGGCGCGGACATGCTCGATGAGTCCGAGGTGCTCACGCAGGCCGACGACCGCTATCACATCGACAAGCGCGACTTCACCGCGCCGTTCGTCTGTGGCGCGCGCAACCTCGGCGAGGCGCTCCGCCGCATCGACGAGGGCGCGGCCATGATTCGCACGAAGGGCGAGGCCGGCACCGGCGACGTGAACCAGGCCGTCACCCACCAGCGCAACATCCAGCGGTCCATCCGGAAGCTGTCGGGGATGAACTACGAGGAGCGCGACGAGTGGGCGCGCGAACACGAGGCCCCCCGGCATCTCGTCCACGAGACCGCAGACCGCGGTCGCCTCCCCGTCGTCAACTTCGCCGCTGGCGGCATCGCCACCCCCGCCGACGCCGCGTTAATGATGCAACACGGCTGTGACGGCATCTTCGTCGGCTCGGGTATCTTCGGTGCAGAGAACCCCGAGGCGATGGGCGAGGCAATCGTCGCGGCGGTCAACAACTACGACGACCCCGAGACGCTGAAGGAGATCGCGAAGTCGCCGGGCAAGGGCATGAGCGGGCAGGCAAACGCCCTCCTCGACGAGGACGAGAAGCTGCAGGGTCGCGGCGTCTAG
- a CDS encoding HPP family protein: MGIRDRARRLLDRVRRVERRELAEFAAWLETTTNFVHLTGLVAVPVLIVVVTAASNSVDLLPFVLFPPLASGTFTLFSDPEGQYADPWRFTLGLTVGALCGSLAVVVAIETGLIAPGARELLSVVSPLAAGFAVFLTAAVTWAFDIEEPSAFSTALLALLVPTAAGAPYRPLALYVIFTAAASGAVAGAFVLWRDAVYERRADILYRSTESANRVLVPTLGDETTVTAMLAGRIAGETGTVVLADVVDSETVAEAERDLLRSATPSAAAAPDDVATRQDAATLGLDTPETEAADPAAVAAPSAARLEGLAERVTATTGAQCEQVVATGDVPAEVIDATALELDCGLIATAYEGTDGQLSPFITSLFRGSVDVLAHEPVDRHRSEWDTVLVPVRRASDVAHEMLAFAGRLAEPGGVTLATCIGSEGDRRRAESMLANLAETCEFDVETRVSRQPVEPFIERAAPRFDLVLMGASRDRSTASRIVSPPTFERVGELETDMAVLDRNVRY; the protein is encoded by the coding sequence ATGGGTATCCGCGACCGCGCGCGCCGACTGCTCGACAGGGTACGTCGGGTCGAACGGCGCGAACTCGCGGAGTTCGCCGCGTGGCTGGAGACGACGACCAACTTCGTCCACCTCACGGGGCTGGTCGCCGTTCCGGTCCTCATCGTCGTCGTGACGGCCGCCTCGAACAGCGTCGACCTGCTTCCGTTCGTGTTGTTTCCGCCGCTCGCCTCGGGGACGTTCACCCTCTTTTCGGACCCCGAGGGACAGTACGCGGACCCGTGGCGGTTCACGCTCGGCTTGACCGTCGGCGCGCTGTGTGGCTCACTCGCCGTCGTCGTCGCCATCGAGACCGGCCTCATCGCTCCCGGCGCGCGGGAACTCCTCTCGGTCGTCTCGCCGCTGGCCGCCGGCTTCGCGGTCTTTCTCACCGCCGCGGTCACCTGGGCGTTCGACATCGAGGAGCCGTCGGCGTTCTCGACGGCGCTGCTCGCGCTGTTGGTGCCGACCGCCGCCGGTGCGCCGTATCGACCCCTCGCATTGTACGTGATTTTCACCGCCGCTGCGAGCGGGGCCGTCGCCGGCGCGTTCGTCCTCTGGCGCGACGCCGTCTACGAGCGCCGCGCCGACATCCTCTACCGCTCGACCGAGAGCGCGAACCGCGTCCTCGTCCCGACGCTCGGCGACGAGACGACCGTCACCGCGATGCTCGCGGGGCGTATCGCCGGCGAGACGGGGACCGTCGTCTTGGCCGACGTGGTCGACTCCGAGACGGTCGCCGAAGCCGAGCGCGACCTGCTCCGGAGTGCTACCCCGAGCGCCGCGGCCGCGCCCGACGACGTGGCAACTCGACAGGACGCCGCGACGCTCGGACTCGATACGCCCGAAACCGAGGCGGCTGACCCTGCTGCCGTCGCCGCGCCCAGCGCTGCTCGGCTGGAAGGACTCGCCGAGCGCGTCACCGCCACGACCGGCGCGCAGTGTGAGCAGGTCGTCGCGACCGGCGACGTGCCCGCCGAGGTCATCGACGCCACCGCGCTCGAACTCGACTGTGGCCTCATCGCGACGGCCTACGAGGGGACCGACGGCCAGCTGTCGCCGTTCATCACGTCGCTGTTTCGCGGCTCCGTCGACGTGTTAGCCCACGAACCCGTCGACCGCCACCGCAGCGAGTGGGACACGGTGCTCGTCCCGGTGCGGCGTGCCAGCGACGTTGCCCACGAGATGCTCGCCTTCGCCGGCCGCCTCGCCGAGCCGGGCGGCGTGACGCTGGCGACCTGTATCGGCTCGGAGGGCGACCGCCGGCGCGCGGAGTCGATGCTCGCGAACCTGGCGGAGACGTGTGAGTTCGACGTGGAGACGCGCGTCTCCAGACAGCCCGTGGAGCCGTTCATCGAGCGCGCGGCTCCCCGGTTCGACCTCGTGTTGATGGGTGCCTCACGCGACCGGTCGACGGCCTCGCGTATCGTCTCGCCGCCCACCTTCGAGCGCGTCGGCGAACTGGAGACGGACATGGCAGTCCTGGACAGAAACGTCCGGTACTAG